Genomic DNA from uncultured Methanospirillum sp.:
AGTGCCTCTTTTGCTATAGCCGGACCCTGGTCACCAGTAAATATGGATATCGGGCTTGACTGGATCTGCTTTTTCAGCCGGGTGATAAAGTCAATTCCGTTCTGTGGCCCGAGATCAAAATCAGATATCAGAACATCGATGTGAGTCGTCTGGAGCTTCTTAAAACTCTCCTTGATATCAATCACTGAGAAGATATCCACCTTAGCGCCATTTTCCGAGAATAAACGTGTTATACTCGAAAATTGTTGTGGATCTCCAATTGTAAGGATCGACGTTAATGCCAATCTCTCTTCCTCCTTCGTGACTGACGGCTAATCATAGGGTCTGTTTCAGAGCGGATAAAACCTATCTTATTCACAATCCGGAATTATTTTCATCATACCACTGCCGGGCAGATATTCAGGCACACCGGGAGATGATAGCCTGAAGCATCGAGCCGGTTCGCTCTTTGTATAACCTGGCATTCGCAACGATCTGATCGTAGGTGACCTCTTCACTTGCTATACCGTTTGCATAGTTATCAACAGTACAGATTGCAGCCAGGGGAATGTCAAGTTCCCGGGCTATTGTTGCTTCTGATGCAACAGTCATACCAACGAGATCCGCGATCCCAGCCATCCATCTTATCTCAGCCGCGGTCTCTATCCGTGGGCCATCGGTCTGAATATAGGTACCACCAATACGGGCATCGGGCACTGCTTCAGCAAGACGGCTGATCAGATCACGCGAAAACTCAGGACTGACATGTCCTATGGAGTGGTTGAATATGGTTGAAGATGCGGAAAGGGAGATGTAATCATCAGGAATAACCAGACTACCTGGTGGGATAGAGGACTGGAGTGATCCGGTTGAACCTATGGCAACAATCCGGTCCACTCCAAGAACGGCAAGGGCTGACATATGAGCACGATACGCGATCTGATGAGGAGCACACCTGTTCTGGTGTCTGAGGAGAAGCGCAATACCAGTTCCCAGAAGAACCTCTGACGATCCATACGGAGTATGGACTATTTTTTTATTCAAATCCCCGAATGAGAACTCAAGAAGTGATGTTCCACCAATAATTCCCAGCATGTTTCCCCGTGCAGACTCTGTCAGGAGTGTTGCTACATTATTTATTGGTGTTCATTACTCATATCAGATGATGCAGACGGGTTCTGAATCTGTGCAACCACCCAATTTAGAGAAATGACAGAATATATATGGAAGTTCATACAACCTAGTAAGGCGGGCCGGTAGATCAGTGGTAGATCGCTACCTTGGCATGGTAGAGGCCGCGGGTTCAATTCCCGCTCGGTCCATGCTCGCATCTCTTTTGTTTGTTCAGATTAAAAAAAGTTAAAGATTCAGCCAATAGGCTATCGAACCTTCTTCAGAACCATTCCCTGTCAGAACGAACCCGCTCTTTTCAAGAACGCGGATTGATCCGATAAGAGAAGGGAATGTACAGGCTTTGATGCCGGCAATATCAGGATTTTTTCGGACCTGACTAATCATCACATGTACAGCTTCTGTTGCATACCCCTGCCTCTGAAATTCTTCAAGGACAGAGTATCCGAGCTCGGGAATACTATCCGGGCCAAGCACAAACCCACCACTCCCGATAAGAACCCGGTCATCCGATATAATCCCGGTTCTTACCCAGTAGTACGCATATAACCTGCTCCCTCCTTCAGCTGTCAGCAGTTCAATAAACTCTTTCAGAGTCTCCGGAGGAAGCAGAGCAGGGGGCCACGAGTCAGGCACCCGGGCACGCAGATGGGAACTGAATTCATTGCGGGAGTGTAGATCGGCATAACAGAGTTCAGCAGTGACGGGAATGAGTTCAAGTCGTTTTGTAGTGAGTGTGATCATCTTCTTCAGTATGTGTTCATATTTTTTGCGGTACAAAGCATCCGCTCACAGAAGATGAAACAGGGACCTGGAAATTATAATGATAATCTGAAACTGCCAGCTCACCTGATATTCATGTCTGCAAACACAGATGCGGATGAATATGAGATTGCCATGGCATCACCACACATAGGTAGAGCAGCAATCAGGAAATACATGCCGTAACAAGATGCAAATTTATTAATGAGATGATGATGCAAACCTGCAGAGCGAAGAGAGAACACACAGGCTGCAGGCTGGTTTCCTGGCCTGACATATCTTTCTGCCGTGGAGAATAAACAAGCCGTTGATATCACCCCAGACCTCTCTTGGGAACAACTTCAGAAGATCCTGCTCAATCTGGTTGGGATCTTGGTGATCAGAGAGGCCAAGCCTTCCAGATAGTCGTCCCACATGAGTATCCACGGCAATCCCGTCTGCCCTGCCAAACCCGTGATGAATCACGATGTTTGCAGTCTTTCGACCAACACCAGGGAGCGTTATCAGCTTATTGATCTCATCAGGAACCTTTCCGCCAAATGAACTCATCAGAGTCCGGGCTGCAGCGATGATGTTGCGGGATTTCGCCCGGTAAAACCCGGTTGGGTGAATGATGGATTCCACATCCTCCTGATGGGCAACAGAAAGTGAAGCAGGATCAGGATATCGTGTAAAGAGTTCTTTTGTTACCAGATTTACAGTCCGATCCGTAGTCTGGGCTGAAAGAATAGTCGCGATGAGGATCTGATAGGGATTTTCAAAATGAAGAAATTCATCACGTGATGAATCAAGATCATACTCATTGGACAGGAGGCGGAAGATCGTGCAATGCACAGAAGAATCCATAAAACAGAAATGGGGTAACGCAGATTTGAACTGCGGTCAAAGCGTCCCAAACGCTCTAGGATGGACCAGGCTACCCTATTACCCCGTGCGCTACTAATGTTAGCACACCACTCATTTAAGCGTTTGGTTATGTGAGCGGAAGCGGGCTCACTCCCTCTCTGCTTACAACAGTTCCCCTGCAGATACCAGCCTCAACAGCATTGAGAAGCGCTACAGGGTCTCTCCCGTCAAGCACGATCAACGGGATACCGCACCGTTCAACCATCTTTACTGCAACGACATCCATGACGGTATTCATTCCAGCCACTGCCTGCTGATGAACCACAATCTCAAGAAGTCTTGCAGGGGTGATCATCTCATACCGTTCCGCCGAAGAATCACTTCTCGGATCTGCAGAGTAGATCCCATCTACCGATGTCAGATTAAAAAACACAGAGGCCCGGGAGCGTTCTGCCAGGACCGCAGCAACTGCATCGGTGGTCTGACCAGGAGTAACACCACCCATGACAACGATCTTTCCTGACTCAGCCGCGGCAAGCGCTTCGGTATGATTCTCAACCACCTTTGGCCAGGCAGAATCTTTCAGTGCCTGAACCAGGAGGGTGGCATTTAGCCGGGTAACGAGAATTCCAAGTTCATCGGCAGATGCATCATCGACACCAAGTGATCGTGCAACAGTAATATAGCGTCGAGCCTCACCGCCGCCGCCCACCACAACAAAAAGACGATGAATTGATGCAATTTTCTCAAGAACAGGGATATAAGGTTTAATATTAGGTGAGTCGAGCCCAGGCATGAGGATCGAACCACCCAGAGACAGAACAATGGTGGACATTCAACCCGATATATTTCATGAAAAGGGGGATATAGGTTGCCGTCAGAACTGATGGCTGGCACACAGGTACTAGGCCATCACCACAATATCAGTTTCACGCCAGAACAGGGGAGAAGTAGCAGATGAGTGGATCATATTTCCAGGAGAAAGAAGCACTTCAATATACAACCGGACCAGATGATTCAGTGAGATGCTCACTCTGCAATCACCGATGTCATATTCCTGATCAGAAGACAGGACGGTGCGGAGTCAGGACAAACCACAAAGGCAGACTTATCGCAGGCACATATGCCCGTGTCTCGGCAGAGGCAATCGATCCCATCGAGAAGAAACCCCTGAATCACTTTCTACCAGGAACACTCTCATACTCCCTTGGGAGCATCGGTTGTAACTTCTCCTGCACACACTGCCAGAACTGGCATATTTCACAGCCGGACCATATCGACAGACCGCTTCAGATGATTCTTCCTGAAGAAGCAGTCAGAAGAGCACAGACTCATGGCTGTGCATCAATTTCATGGACATATAATGAACCTACCTTGTGGTATGAGTATACAAGGGATATGGGAGTCCTCGCTCACCGCGAAGGCATGAAGACGATCTACGTGACCAACGGGTACATGACCGAGGAAGCACTGAGTGAACTGGCCCCGGATCTTGATGCATGGAGGGTGGATCTCAAAGCTTTTTCTGATGAGTTCTACCGATCGGTGTGCAAGGCACGTCTGCAGCCGGTACTTGATACAACAATGCGGGCAAAAGAACTCGGGCTCCATATCGAGACTGTAACCCTGGTAATACCGGGCCTGAATGACAGCATGGAGGAGATGGGAGACCTGATTGACTGGGTTATCACAAATCTCGGACCTGACACACCGATGCATTTTACCAGGTTCCACCCCGATTTCCGCATGACTGAAAGGCCGGCTACACCGATAAGAGCCCTTGAAAAGATCTACGAACATGCTAAGGAAAAAGGGATCAGGTATCCTTACCTTGGAAACGTGGGGGGGCACAGGTATGAGCATACCTACTGCCCGGAATGTGGAGAGATCGTGATCAACCGGGCAGGATATTCTGTACATACTGAGAACCTGAATGGAACCCATTGTGCCCACTGCGGTGAACCAATCGCCGTGATCATGAACAGATGACAGAAGGGCCTTCAGAACCGAGGTTTATCTGTGACCGGATGGTTGGATCGCTCTGCAGGTTTCTTCGTCTTCTGGGATATGACACCCTGAACGCAAATGATCTTCCTCCAGGAAACCTGAAAGAAGACACAATTCTGCTCATAACAGCCGGTACGGAGAATAGAATTCTGCTCACCAGGGATGCAGAACTTGCACACCGGGATCAGGACCAGGTTCTCTACCTTACAGGAGAGCGACTTGAAGATCAGATCAGAGATCTGATCATGGAGGGATTGATCGTACCCGATCTCAGGCTTACCCGCTGCTCGGTATGTAATACCCTCCTTATCCCGGCATCAGAAGCAACCCCCGGCGTGTGCATGAAAGAAATTCAGGAGATCATACCAAGCTCTCCACTTGAAGCTGATAAGATAACCTGGTGTCCGTATTGCAAAAAGGCGTACTGGGAGGGGTCACATACCAGGAAAATGAGAGAACAGATCCATCAGATCTCCTTTTTGAGGGAGGATGGAAGGACCAGTGCATGAGACTCTGCTACACTCCGGACTGATCCAGGCAGCCCCATCATGGTGTCTATCTCTGACGCCACTTTTTCAAGTTCGTCAAATATCCGGTCAGCATCCTTACGCAGTTCCTGAACTGAGTCACGCATACTTCTCCCACGAAGGTGAATGAGCCTACGGTTCCGGTAGATCACCCCTGAACGTGAGAGGTTGCGGATGTGGTGGTTAACCCTCCCGGTTGTGATTCCTAGAAGTTCTGCAAGCTGTTCTGAGGCTATTCCTTCCCTTCTTGACGACTCCTCAAGAAGACTCAGCACAATCCGTATTGATAAATCTTCAACATCACGACCTGATGAAAGACCAAGGGTGTCACAGAGCCAATAGGCCTCCTGCTTCAGATCTTTACGATCTGGCTTTGGTAGATATTGAAGAACTAAGCGCTGATGCATAAATTGTACTCTTGATCATACTTTCTCCGATCGAAATGATATCAACTTTATTGAGATGATATCAGGAGTGAAACTAAAATATATATAGAAGTAATAATCAACATCTAAATGTAGTATTCATTTGAAGGAGATCAGTATGTCGATTACACCTATCGGACCACGGGTTTTAATCAAGCCCTCTAAACAGGAAGAAAAAACCAAGGGTGGCATCTATATCCCTGAATCAGCAAAGGAAAAGAAGAAACAGGGAGACGTCATTGCAGTCGGTACCTTCGAGGACGGAAAAGACCTCCCACTCAAAGCCGGAGACAAGGTCATCTACGGTGGATACAGCCAGGAAGAGGTTGAGTTTGAGAAGGAAGACTACGTAATAGTCGAGTTCAAGAATATCGTCGCTAAGTTTGACTGAGGAGAATAAACTATGGCAACCAAACAGATTATGTTCAGCGAGAACGCCCGTCACGCACTGCTTGAGGGTGTTAACAAGGTCGCAAATACCGTAAAGATCACACTCGGCCCGAAAGGACGCAATGTTGTTCTTGACAAACCGGCTGGCCCGGTTGTCACCAATGATGGTGTCACCATCGCCAAGGAGATCGAGCTGAAAGACAAGTTCGAGAACATGGGTGCCAAGTTGATCAAGGAGGTCGCCTCCAAGACTCAGGACACCACCGGAGACGGAACTACTACTGCAACCGTTCTTGCCCAGGCAATGATCACCGAGGGTATCAAGAACATCACAGCAGGTGCAAACCCAATCGAGATCAAGAAGGGTATTGACCGGGCTGTTGAGACCGTTGTAGCAGACCTCAAGAGCAAGACGATCGAGGTCAAGGACAAGGACACCATCAAGCGTATCGCTGTCATCTCTGCAAACAACGACGAGGAGATCGGTGGGCTGATCTCTGACGCGATGGAGAAGGTCGGATACAACGGCGTCATCACCGTCGAGAACTCCAAGACCCTTGACACCAACCTCGAGCATGTTGAAGGTATGCAGTTCGACCGCGGGTACATCTCTCCTTACATGGTCACCGATCAGGAGCGCCGTGTTGTCGAGTTCGACGAACCACTGATCCTTCTGACTGACAAGAAGATCAGCAGCGTGAAGATGCTCGTCCCTGTTCTTGAAATGGTCGCATCCACCGGAAAGCCACTGCTGATCATCGCAGATGACATTGATGGAGAGGCACAGACCGCACTTATCCTGAACATCATCCGTGGAGCCATCAAGGTCTGTGGAGTCAAGGCGCCAGAGTTCGGAGATGTCAGGAAGGACATGCTCGAAGACCTCGCCATCCTCACCGGTGCAACCGTCATCACTGAGACCAGAAACCTGAACCTTGAGGATGTTACCATGGACATGCTCGGACAGGCACGGGCAATCAAGGTTGACCAGGACAAGACAACCGTTGTCGGTGGAAAAGGCAAGAAGAGCGACATCGAGGCACGGAAGAAACTGATCGAATCCCAACTCAATGTTGCAGAGAAGAAGTACGACAAAACCACCCTTCAGAACAGGCTCGCTAAGCTCGGAGGCGGTGTTGCTGTCATTAAGGCAGGAGCAGCAACCGAGACTGAGGTCAAAGAGAAGAAGATGCGTATCGATGATGCACTGAATGCAACCAAGGCAGCAGTCGAGGAAGGATACGTTCCCGGCGGTGGTGTCACACTCTTCCGTGCAGCAAAGTCACTTGACACGCTGAAGATCGAAGACGAGCAGATGATCGGTGTAAACATCGTCAGACGTTCACTTGAAGAGCCGCTCCGCCAGATCGCAAGCAACGCAGGCCGCGAAGGTGCAGAGGTCATCTCAACGATCAAGGCAAACAAGAGCGAGTCATTCGGATACAACGCCAAGAAGGATACGTATGAAGACCTTCTCGCAGCAGGTGTCCTCGACCCGACCAAGGTTGTCAGATCAGGTCTCCAGAACGCTGCCTCAATTGCAGGAATGCTCCTGACAACAGAAGCAGTTGTTGCCGAGTTTGATGATGAGAAGGACAAGATGTCCAACGCAATCATCATCTAATCTTTTTTTACGAGATTCTTTTATTCTGCCGATCTTTCACTGAGTTCATATACATAACCAGAAAGACCAGTGAGAAACTGAAGCAGAGCACAGCCCCGATGATCAGTTTCCATCTCATATCAGCAGCAGTATCGCCACTCAGTGCAGTCCCGATAAAGATGAGCCCGATCACCAGAGATCCTGCAATTTCAGAGCCATACAAAAATCGTTCCCCGAGGGCAACCATTGCTTTTCTGTTCTCCTGCTTCTGCTAATAGCTTTTCTGTTTTCATCAGGGATGATAGACAGCACCTGCATTCATATACACCCAGTAGGCAGAGAAGGGTGAAAGCAGCCGCGAGTCTGAGTGGGACCCGTTTGCTCCGGGGATGATGGCAGGATCATAGATCTGCATGGTGCTGTTATACTGGAGGAGTGAAACCCAGTTCTTTGAGAGTGATACAAGGGCATCCTTTGCACTCATGGGCGTCAGGTTTGGTGATCCCACCAGATTCCAGCCAGTACTCATATTGAGTACACGTGTCCCGTTCCGATTGTCCAGAACCAGCGGTAGTGATGTCTGCCGATCTGAATAGAGCAGGAACCCTTCAAGAGGAGTGAAGTTGGTCTGCTTTTCTACAGCAACCCAGTCCTGGCTGACTGCATTGAACTTCCAGATGGTATGTCCATCGGTGTTGATGCCCTGAAAGAGATCGCCACCAGTCTTTCCTGACGCAGGATACGAAGGTACTGATACAAAGTTCCAGCCAGGGTTTAGGTTGATCTCAATACCACCCTTTCCCAACGAGCCACTGCGTTTGATCTGCTCTGATCCCCATGACTGATTTATTGGTTCAGCGTTTCGGACTTTCGCATGTTGCTTCTCTGCTTCGGC
This window encodes:
- a CDS encoding MTAP family purine nucleoside phosphorylase encodes the protein MLGIIGGTSLLEFSFGDLNKKIVHTPYGSSEVLLGTGIALLLRHQNRCAPHQIAYRAHMSALAVLGVDRIVAIGSTGSLQSSIPPGSLVIPDDYISLSASSTIFNHSIGHVSPEFSRDLISRLAEAVPDARIGGTYIQTDGPRIETAAEIRWMAGIADLVGMTVASEATIARELDIPLAAICTVDNYANGIASEEVTYDQIVANARLYKERTGSMLQAIISRCA
- a CDS encoding GNAT family N-acetyltransferase, which translates into the protein MITLTTKRLELIPVTAELCYADLHSRNEFSSHLRARVPDSWPPALLPPETLKEFIELLTAEGGSRLYAYYWVRTGIISDDRVLIGSGGFVLGPDSIPELGYSVLEEFQRQGYATEAVHVMISQVRKNPDIAGIKACTFPSLIGSIRVLEKSGFVLTGNGSEEGSIAYWLNL
- the nth gene encoding endonuclease III, which translates into the protein MDSSVHCTIFRLLSNEYDLDSSRDEFLHFENPYQILIATILSAQTTDRTVNLVTKELFTRYPDPASLSVAHQEDVESIIHPTGFYRAKSRNIIAAARTLMSSFGGKVPDEINKLITLPGVGRKTANIVIHHGFGRADGIAVDTHVGRLSGRLGLSDHQDPNQIEQDLLKLFPREVWGDINGLFILHGRKICQARKPACSLCVLSSLCRFASSSH
- the pyrH gene encoding UMP kinase, with product MSTIVLSLGGSILMPGLDSPNIKPYIPVLEKIASIHRLFVVVGGGGEARRYITVARSLGVDDASADELGILVTRLNATLLVQALKDSAWPKVVENHTEALAAAESGKIVVMGGVTPGQTTDAVAAVLAERSRASVFFNLTSVDGIYSADPRSDSSAERYEMITPARLLEIVVHQQAVAGMNTVMDVVAVKMVERCGIPLIVLDGRDPVALLNAVEAGICRGTVVSREGVSPLPLT
- the amrS gene encoding AmmeMemoRadiSam system radical SAM enzyme codes for the protein MSGSYFQEKEALQYTTGPDDSVRCSLCNHRCHIPDQKTGRCGVRTNHKGRLIAGTYARVSAEAIDPIEKKPLNHFLPGTLSYSLGSIGCNFSCTHCQNWHISQPDHIDRPLQMILPEEAVRRAQTHGCASISWTYNEPTLWYEYTRDMGVLAHREGMKTIYVTNGYMTEEALSELAPDLDAWRVDLKAFSDEFYRSVCKARLQPVLDTTMRAKELGLHIETVTLVIPGLNDSMEEMGDLIDWVITNLGPDTPMHFTRFHPDFRMTERPATPIRALEKIYEHAKEKGIRYPYLGNVGGHRYEHTYCPECGEIVINRAGYSVHTENLNGTHCAHCGEPIAVIMNR
- a CDS encoding Mut7-C RNAse domain-containing protein → MTEGPSEPRFICDRMVGSLCRFLRLLGYDTLNANDLPPGNLKEDTILLITAGTENRILLTRDAELAHRDQDQVLYLTGERLEDQIRDLIMEGLIVPDLRLTRCSVCNTLLIPASEATPGVCMKEIQEIIPSSPLEADKITWCPYCKKAYWEGSHTRKMREQIHQISFLREDGRTSA
- a CDS encoding winged helix-turn-helix domain-containing protein yields the protein MHQRLVLQYLPKPDRKDLKQEAYWLCDTLGLSSGRDVEDLSIRIVLSLLEESSRREGIASEQLAELLGITTGRVNHHIRNLSRSGVIYRNRRLIHLRGRSMRDSVQELRKDADRIFDELEKVASEIDTMMGLPGSVRSVAESHALVLPSSLKKEI
- the groES gene encoding co-chaperone GroES, yielding MSITPIGPRVLIKPSKQEEKTKGGIYIPESAKEKKKQGDVIAVGTFEDGKDLPLKAGDKVIYGGYSQEEVEFEKEDYVIVEFKNIVAKFD
- the groL gene encoding chaperonin GroEL (60 kDa chaperone family; promotes refolding of misfolded polypeptides especially under stressful conditions; forms two stacked rings of heptamers to form a barrel-shaped 14mer; ends can be capped by GroES; misfolded proteins enter the barrel where they are refolded when GroES binds), which produces MATKQIMFSENARHALLEGVNKVANTVKITLGPKGRNVVLDKPAGPVVTNDGVTIAKEIELKDKFENMGAKLIKEVASKTQDTTGDGTTTATVLAQAMITEGIKNITAGANPIEIKKGIDRAVETVVADLKSKTIEVKDKDTIKRIAVISANNDEEIGGLISDAMEKVGYNGVITVENSKTLDTNLEHVEGMQFDRGYISPYMVTDQERRVVEFDEPLILLTDKKISSVKMLVPVLEMVASTGKPLLIIADDIDGEAQTALILNIIRGAIKVCGVKAPEFGDVRKDMLEDLAILTGATVITETRNLNLEDVTMDMLGQARAIKVDQDKTTVVGGKGKKSDIEARKKLIESQLNVAEKKYDKTTLQNRLAKLGGGVAVIKAGAATETEVKEKKMRIDDALNATKAAVEEGYVPGGGVTLFRAAKSLDTLKIEDEQMIGVNIVRRSLEEPLRQIASNAGREGAEVISTIKANKSESFGYNAKKDTYEDLLAAGVLDPTKVVRSGLQNAASIAGMLLTTEAVVAEFDDEKDKMSNAIII